The proteins below come from a single Bryobacter aggregatus MPL3 genomic window:
- a CDS encoding ArnT family glycosyltransferase, which produces MWQFIVLSLLRFSLNSNSFLLMEEAGSSFLDVLYFENRLQVCQVTTNIASYLVFWLGLQAIPDPGIFYGRLVKSVVMAGIPALVYLILHRRLQLNWIFAALAAVVVGLLPGVFYYSVLALDMAMDVPFGLLAIYLAFGTTAWSAIGAGFFLSFAALSYGSGLAFVFPVAYLLWRRPQRWQSLSVAACSGLALVLASIFYWTNTQVLFLGGGSGGSSLWNGARGLYFELTRSGYSYYFTMPAMSALGYFPIGFLGLLGGIYGVARFRRYGVWVLLAIGSAGIGIASGLPFGVRRSIPLVLSLGVLGCGLVWELLQRLEVRRLSILTAILFLGILLGGMLQVAMRWQHGDWIRADYAFPFTQASLDASIEDYRLRLVPVPKAEPKFGIRMTYAILGLLTPQDPLVRLDEVHAAPDTMDAGMPLFPRDAARFSLWREQWKRLRTPSYSPQSSTSLRP; this is translated from the coding sequence GTGTGGCAGTTTATCGTTCTGAGCCTTCTGCGTTTCTCCCTCAATTCCAATTCCTTCCTTCTGATGGAAGAGGCAGGTAGTTCTTTTCTGGATGTTCTGTACTTCGAGAACCGCTTGCAAGTGTGTCAGGTGACCACGAATATCGCTTCGTATCTGGTCTTCTGGCTCGGACTGCAGGCGATTCCTGACCCAGGCATCTTTTACGGGCGTCTGGTGAAAAGCGTTGTCATGGCCGGAATTCCGGCGCTGGTGTATCTCATTCTCCATCGGCGCTTGCAACTGAATTGGATTTTTGCCGCGCTGGCTGCTGTGGTGGTAGGTCTCTTGCCGGGCGTCTTCTACTATTCGGTTCTCGCGCTGGACATGGCGATGGATGTTCCGTTTGGCCTGTTGGCGATCTATCTGGCTTTCGGGACGACTGCGTGGAGCGCGATTGGCGCAGGGTTCTTCCTGTCCTTTGCGGCGTTGTCCTATGGTTCGGGGTTAGCCTTCGTGTTTCCTGTCGCCTATTTGCTCTGGCGCCGGCCGCAGCGGTGGCAATCTCTCAGTGTGGCGGCCTGTAGTGGCCTCGCGTTGGTGCTGGCCTCGATCTTTTACTGGACCAACACGCAAGTGCTGTTTCTGGGAGGGGGCAGCGGCGGATCTTCACTCTGGAATGGAGCGAGGGGGCTTTATTTTGAGCTCACACGCTCTGGTTACAGTTATTACTTCACGATGCCGGCGATGTCAGCGCTCGGCTATTTTCCAATTGGATTTTTAGGCCTGCTTGGAGGGATCTATGGGGTTGCCCGGTTTCGCCGCTATGGCGTCTGGGTCTTGCTGGCAATCGGGTCTGCCGGGATTGGAATCGCGAGCGGATTGCCCTTCGGAGTGAGGCGTTCGATTCCCCTGGTTCTCTCGCTGGGGGTGCTGGGGTGTGGACTGGTGTGGGAATTGCTGCAGCGGCTGGAGGTGAGGCGCTTGTCGATTCTGACGGCGATCCTGTTTCTCGGCATTCTGCTCGGCGGGATGCTGCAGGTGGCGATGCGATGGCAACATGGAGACTGGATTCGGGCCGACTATGCCTTCCCCTTCACGCAGGCAAGCCTTGACGCCTCAATCGAAGACTACCGTCTGCGGCTCGTTCCCGTACCGAAAGCGGAGCCGAAATTCGGAATCAGGATGACCTACGCCATCCTCGGTTTGCTGACTCCGCAAGACCCGCTTGTCCGCTTGGATGAGGTGCATGCGGCGCCCGATACCATGGACGCAGGCATGCCACTGTTTCCCCGTGATGCGGCGCGATTCAGTTTGTGGCGCGAGCAGTGGAAACGTCTTAGAACGCCCAGCTACTCGCCCCAGTCCTCTACTTCTTTGCGGCCGTAA
- a CDS encoding O-antigen ligase family protein — protein MSSIVHPHPQMLTVIAGDFPRLRRVLLVLFFAALPLSKVVLMSGKAINFSFADLLLPPVFGLLACLSITGNLKLPFLTISLLNCGLVLASALLNMETGLLTRGQTSNLVELIKWFVLWAYFYAAINLMPQARDFRLGLLSWVLSSAAVAALGVGGSLFYQLTGIQNPFSLHYRAQGTFEDSNLFATYVSASMLLAILYRRISGYRASWIWLIIGLDLCAVVLSASRGALLALTLGFGFLWLFFTSLRMKIAIASLAGIVILLALASPGQKEFLASNPITQRLATTTVNVNNPEAEQRKWLWSEAIQTWKEHPFFGAGRGNHGPKLPGGKIEIPAAHNTYLGLLAELGVFGFLSLAVLVAAIAYPLLWTTGTIDRFSPALLITSLLMFALNGMTINLENCRALWVLFAICTVFTQNRREILGVWRDR, from the coding sequence ATGAGCAGCATCGTCCATCCTCATCCGCAGATGTTGACCGTGATCGCGGGCGACTTTCCGCGCTTGCGCCGTGTCCTGCTCGTGCTCTTCTTTGCCGCGCTGCCCTTGAGCAAAGTAGTGCTGATGAGCGGCAAGGCGATCAACTTCTCCTTTGCCGATCTGCTGCTGCCGCCGGTCTTCGGGTTGCTTGCCTGCCTGAGCATCACCGGAAATCTGAAGCTGCCCTTCCTCACAATCAGTCTGCTGAATTGCGGCCTTGTACTCGCCAGCGCATTGCTCAACATGGAGACCGGGCTGCTCACCCGCGGCCAGACCAGTAACCTGGTCGAGCTCATCAAATGGTTCGTTCTCTGGGCCTATTTCTACGCTGCTATCAATCTGATGCCGCAGGCGCGGGACTTTCGGCTGGGGCTCTTATCCTGGGTGCTTTCGAGTGCTGCGGTGGCAGCGCTTGGCGTGGGTGGTTCGCTGTTCTATCAGCTCACCGGCATCCAGAATCCATTCAGCCTGCATTACCGCGCACAGGGCACCTTCGAGGATTCGAACTTGTTCGCAACCTATGTCAGCGCCTCGATGCTCCTCGCAATCCTCTACCGCCGCATCTCCGGCTATCGTGCCTCCTGGATCTGGCTCATCATCGGTCTGGATCTCTGCGCCGTGGTCCTATCGGCATCCCGCGGGGCGCTGCTCGCGCTCACCCTCGGCTTCGGCTTTCTGTGGCTCTTCTTCACGTCGCTGCGCATGAAAATCGCGATTGCGAGTCTTGCCGGAATCGTGATCTTGCTCGCCCTTGCCTCGCCGGGGCAAAAAGAATTTCTCGCATCGAACCCGATCACCCAACGCCTCGCCACAACGACGGTGAATGTCAATAATCCGGAAGCAGAACAGCGCAAGTGGCTTTGGAGCGAAGCGATCCAAACCTGGAAAGAGCATCCGTTCTTTGGCGCCGGACGCGGTAACCATGGCCCCAAACTACCGGGAGGAAAGATCGAGATTCCGGCGGCGCATAATACGTACCTCGGCCTTCTTGCGGAACTGGGCGTCTTTGGCTTTCTCAGCCTCGCCGTCCTGGTGGCCGCAATCGCCTACCCGTTGCTCTGGACAACGGGTACAATCGACCGTTTCTCCCCTGCCCTGCTCATCACCAGCCTGCTGATGTTTGCGCTGAACGGAATGACGATCAACCTCGAGAACTGCCGTGCGCTGTGGGTGCTCTTTGCCATCTGCACAGTGTTCACCCAAAACAGGCGAGAGATCCTCGGCGTTTGGAGGGACCGATGA
- a CDS encoding sugar transferase yields the protein MSLKRTFDVLTSGVALLVLAPLFGLIALAIKISSPGPLFYVAPRAGRGKTLFGQLKFRTMHLHADRAGAFTAKNDTRIFAVGKILRMLKVDELPQLLNVLKGEMSIVGPRPEDWETVATCYTQEQLRVLEATPGLTGLPQVRFFPDLSIIDTGGMDPQEHYRKIILPMRLAMDLEYIEKQSFLYDLGLIFRTAYLIAFRAPWILVTGRMPRVEIPA from the coding sequence ATGTCTCTCAAACGGACATTCGACGTACTCACCAGTGGCGTCGCGCTACTGGTGCTGGCGCCGCTGTTCGGTCTGATCGCACTCGCAATCAAGATCTCAAGCCCCGGGCCGCTCTTCTATGTGGCCCCGCGAGCCGGACGGGGCAAAACGCTGTTCGGCCAGCTGAAGTTTCGGACAATGCATCTCCACGCGGATCGGGCCGGAGCATTCACCGCGAAGAACGACACCCGGATCTTTGCCGTAGGCAAGATTCTGCGGATGTTGAAGGTGGATGAGCTCCCACAGTTGCTCAATGTCCTCAAGGGAGAGATGTCGATCGTGGGCCCGCGTCCGGAGGACTGGGAAACCGTTGCAACCTGCTACACGCAGGAGCAACTCCGCGTTCTGGAGGCGACGCCGGGACTGACCGGATTGCCGCAAGTGCGCTTTTTCCCGGACCTGTCGATCATCGACACCGGCGGCATGGATCCGCAAGAGCACTACCGCAAGATCATTCTCCCCATGCGTCTTGCCATGGACCTGGAATACATCGAGAAGCAGAGCTTCCTGTATGACCTTGGCCTCATTTTTCGCACCGCCTATCTCATCGCTTTCCGGGCTCCCTGGATCTTAGTCACCGGCCGGATGCCGCGTGTTGAAATTCCCGCATGA
- a CDS encoding ABC-F family ATP-binding cassette domain-containing protein — protein MRFGAKILFEDVSVSFQPGRRYGLTGPNGAGKSTFVKILTGDLEPTKGSVSRPAKMGVLRQDQFAFDSYRVLDVVIMGNAPLWAALTERDALYEKDPAALTDEDGMRLGELEGIVGEEGGYEAESDAAILLDGLGVSDEVHERKMGELQGGQKVRVLLAQALFGNPTAMLLDEPTNHLDLDSVHWLEDYLNKFTGTLITISHDRHFLNNVCTHTADIDYNTIITYTGGYDDMVLAKTQIRSRIEADNAERQKKITQLNEFIARFGAGTRSSQVTSRKKEVERLQTSDLARSNIARPFIRFQMKRPSGRTPLEFKNLSKTYDGLKVFQNFEGLITRGEKIAIMGRNGAGKTTLLRTLLRNAPILAPHKENEFEFDSGEVIWGHETSVGYFAQDHSETIEHGLTCIDWLRQYDEQSSNEELRGLLGQMLFSGEDGQKPTKALSGGEAARLIFCRLMLMKPNILIFDEPTNHLDLESINALNIAIQKFDGTVIFVTHDEDLLDESATRIWHVHEGRIDDFKGPYSEFTAAKK, from the coding sequence ATGCGCTTCGGCGCCAAAATTCTGTTTGAAGATGTCAGCGTCTCCTTCCAGCCCGGTCGCCGTTACGGATTAACGGGTCCGAACGGTGCGGGTAAGTCGACTTTTGTCAAAATTCTCACCGGCGATCTCGAACCCACCAAAGGTTCGGTCTCGCGGCCGGCCAAGATGGGCGTCCTGCGGCAGGACCAGTTTGCCTTTGACTCGTATCGCGTGCTCGACGTCGTCATCATGGGCAATGCGCCGCTTTGGGCTGCCCTGACCGAGCGCGATGCGCTCTATGAGAAAGATCCCGCGGCGCTCACCGACGAAGACGGCATGCGTCTCGGCGAGCTCGAAGGCATCGTGGGCGAAGAAGGCGGCTATGAAGCCGAGTCCGATGCGGCGATTCTGCTCGACGGATTGGGCGTCTCAGACGAGGTTCACGAGCGGAAGATGGGCGAATTGCAGGGTGGCCAGAAGGTCCGCGTACTGCTCGCGCAAGCCTTGTTCGGCAATCCCACAGCGATGCTCCTCGACGAACCGACGAACCATCTCGATCTCGACAGCGTCCATTGGCTCGAGGACTACCTGAACAAGTTCACCGGTACGCTGATCACCATCTCGCACGACCGTCACTTCCTCAACAACGTCTGCACCCACACCGCCGACATCGACTACAACACGATCATCACCTACACCGGCGGCTACGACGACATGGTGCTGGCCAAGACGCAGATCCGCTCGCGCATCGAGGCGGACAATGCCGAACGCCAGAAGAAGATCACCCAGTTGAACGAGTTCATCGCCCGTTTCGGAGCAGGTACCCGCTCCTCGCAGGTGACCTCGCGCAAGAAGGAAGTGGAGCGCCTGCAAACTTCCGATCTGGCCCGTTCGAACATCGCACGTCCCTTCATCCGCTTCCAGATGAAGCGTCCCTCGGGCCGCACGCCGCTCGAGTTCAAGAATCTCTCGAAGACCTACGATGGCCTGAAGGTATTCCAGAACTTTGAGGGCCTCATCACCCGCGGCGAAAAGATCGCCATCATGGGCAGAAACGGCGCCGGTAAAACCACGCTCCTGCGCACGCTACTGCGTAACGCTCCCATTCTGGCGCCGCACAAAGAGAACGAGTTTGAGTTCGATTCCGGAGAGGTGATCTGGGGCCACGAGACCAGCGTCGGCTACTTCGCCCAGGATCATTCCGAAACGATCGAGCACGGCCTCACCTGCATTGATTGGCTGCGGCAGTACGACGAGCAGTCTTCCAATGAAGAGTTGCGTGGGCTTTTGGGCCAGATGCTGTTTTCCGGAGAAGACGGCCAGAAGCCAACAAAGGCGCTGTCTGGAGGCGAGGCCGCACGCCTCATCTTCTGCCGTCTGATGTTGATGAAGCCCAATATCCTGATCTTCGACGAACCCACCAACCACTTGGACCTCGAATCGATCAACGCGCTTAATATCGCGATCCAGAAATTTGACGGCACGGTCATCTTCGTCACTCACGATGAGGACCTGCTCGATGAATCGGCCACCCGCATCTGGCATGTTCACGAAGGCCGGATCGACGACTTCAAGGGTCCGTACTCCGAATTTACGGCCGCAAAGAAGTAG
- a CDS encoding lipopolysaccharide biosynthesis protein — protein MTVVSDVRKMSMAAAIGVLLTAARSILLLRFVGPDTIGVWKSVMMLYVFAEILRFGVQRGLSARLPLLLGEGKTDEADRITRSVTSFAFYSGLLMVAVCLLLSLLNRGSQYGMGFLLMAGVLFSAQFHILIREVTVARHRFGNRALETLFSSTIDFAAILGLGSWFGLVGIGIGTIACIAIPALYLFAANRQAISLRPAWPDWISLAREGFRFSIMDALYSCLRFSDVAALAFLGGSHVVGLYTLSQLSHDFSMFIILAAVGQVVTPHLMRVYGETGSLARAAEVMDGPLRWISLLLPPILGLGTLVGPPIVEWLLPAYAPGLDALQYSLWSVFFLALHAAQVAFFQASGQFPRLFRIFAWIAPAGLLAQWISWNHAGGLDGAALTGAATLFVAAAAEYLSIRRILGESHFESILRFSRLCLPFAVSFAACQLLPNPAITLVVLCITPCVAFWWRPLRLQLEQSQ, from the coding sequence ATGACTGTTGTCTCCGACGTTCGCAAAATGAGCATGGCCGCGGCAATCGGCGTGTTGCTGACCGCGGCCCGCTCAATCTTGCTGCTGCGTTTCGTCGGCCCGGATACGATTGGCGTCTGGAAGTCGGTGATGATGCTTTATGTCTTCGCCGAAATCCTCCGTTTCGGAGTCCAGCGCGGGCTGAGCGCCCGCTTGCCGCTGCTGCTCGGAGAGGGAAAGACCGACGAAGCAGACCGCATCACGAGATCCGTTACCTCCTTCGCGTTCTACTCAGGACTTCTGATGGTGGCAGTCTGTCTCCTGCTCAGCCTGCTGAATCGTGGCTCCCAGTACGGAATGGGTTTCCTCTTGATGGCGGGAGTTCTCTTCTCGGCCCAGTTCCATATCCTCATCCGCGAGGTGACGGTCGCGCGTCATCGCTTTGGCAACCGCGCCCTCGAGACCCTGTTCTCCTCCACCATCGACTTTGCCGCCATCCTGGGGCTCGGTTCCTGGTTTGGGCTGGTAGGAATCGGAATCGGAACCATCGCCTGCATCGCCATCCCGGCCCTCTATCTCTTTGCCGCCAACCGTCAGGCGATCTCGCTCCGTCCCGCATGGCCCGATTGGATCAGTTTGGCGCGTGAAGGCTTCCGTTTCAGCATCATGGATGCGCTGTACTCCTGTCTGCGCTTCTCCGATGTCGCGGCGCTTGCCTTTCTCGGAGGAAGCCATGTTGTCGGACTCTATACGCTCAGCCAGCTTTCACATGACTTCTCGATGTTCATCATTCTCGCGGCCGTGGGCCAGGTGGTGACACCCCATCTGATGCGAGTCTATGGCGAGACGGGGTCACTGGCCCGCGCCGCCGAAGTGATGGATGGTCCCTTGCGTTGGATCTCATTGCTGCTGCCCCCCATTCTGGGCTTGGGCACCCTGGTCGGCCCGCCCATCGTCGAATGGCTGCTGCCTGCGTATGCACCGGGACTCGATGCGCTGCAATACTCACTGTGGAGCGTTTTTTTCCTGGCGCTCCATGCCGCGCAGGTCGCCTTTTTCCAAGCTTCTGGACAATTCCCCCGGCTCTTCCGCATCTTTGCCTGGATCGCACCAGCTGGGCTCCTGGCGCAATGGATCTCCTGGAATCATGCGGGCGGTCTCGATGGCGCCGCCCTCACCGGCGCGGCCACTCTCTTTGTGGCGGCAGCGGCCGAGTATCTGTCGATCCGGAGAATCCTCGGCGAATCTCATTTCGAGAGCATCCTACGCTTCAGCCGCCTGTGTCTGCCCTTTGCCGTCTCCTTTGCGGCCTGTCAACTTTTACCGAACCCGGCGATCACGCTCGTGGTTCTCTGTATTACACCTTGCGTCGCCTTCTGGTGGCGCCCTTTACGACTTCAATTGGAGCAATCGCAATGA
- a CDS encoding glycosyltransferase family 4 protein — translation MKVVHFLGGGNFGGGTLVVLPIVRAQAQRGDQVWVFANDGESCRLLREAGAQTISIPCWRGPITPLDILPFLKFFWFCCSKRIDLAITHTSKGGFLGRIAARLAGVPKVVHYIHGFGFHTFTPPRQRSFYISLEKLAARFADMHVAVGDMHRIIAIEEEICPPEKVVTVLNGVDLSPFDRIDRNEARKSFGFGPADLILGSAGRLATQKGFEYMLSAMPAILAKHPRAKLAICGTGELEESLKQQAVALRIEKQVQFLGFRPDAREFMVGCDIFVHPSLWEGLSISLMEAMGSATPIASSRIPGNIEMIRHAENGLLMEPRDPKNIAATVLRMLDDPAWAISLGKQAARDAREFFTVERMVTENLAVYDRLCGKSPVASETRTVNA, via the coding sequence ATGAAAGTCGTTCATTTTCTCGGTGGCGGCAACTTCGGCGGTGGGACGCTGGTCGTCCTTCCCATCGTGCGCGCCCAGGCCCAGCGGGGCGATCAGGTTTGGGTGTTTGCCAATGATGGCGAATCCTGCCGTCTGCTGCGCGAAGCTGGAGCGCAAACCATCTCCATCCCGTGCTGGCGCGGCCCCATCACGCCTCTCGACATCCTTCCGTTTCTCAAGTTCTTCTGGTTCTGCTGCAGCAAACGGATCGACCTGGCGATTACTCACACCTCCAAGGGGGGATTCCTGGGGCGCATTGCCGCCCGTCTGGCCGGAGTACCAAAGGTTGTTCACTATATCCATGGCTTTGGCTTCCATACCTTCACGCCGCCCCGGCAGCGCAGCTTCTATATCAGTCTTGAGAAACTGGCGGCCCGCTTTGCCGACATGCACGTAGCGGTGGGGGATATGCACCGCATCATCGCAATTGAGGAAGAGATCTGTCCCCCGGAGAAGGTCGTCACCGTTTTGAATGGCGTGGATCTGAGTCCCTTTGATCGCATCGACCGCAACGAGGCACGCAAGAGTTTCGGCTTTGGACCGGCGGACCTGATCCTCGGCAGCGCCGGGCGCCTGGCTACACAAAAGGGCTTTGAGTACATGCTCTCGGCGATGCCGGCGATCCTGGCCAAACATCCTCGCGCCAAGCTTGCGATTTGCGGAACGGGAGAACTTGAAGAAAGCCTCAAGCAGCAGGCGGTTGCGCTGCGGATCGAAAAGCAGGTGCAGTTCCTCGGCTTTCGCCCCGACGCCCGCGAGTTCATGGTGGGCTGTGACATCTTTGTCCACCCCTCACTTTGGGAAGGTCTTTCGATCTCGCTGATGGAAGCAATGGGCTCGGCGACACCGATTGCAAGCTCGCGCATCCCCGGGAATATCGAGATGATCCGCCATGCCGAAAACGGCTTGCTCATGGAACCCCGTGACCCAAAGAACATCGCCGCCACCGTCCTCCGCATGTTAGACGACCCGGCCTGGGCGATCTCCCTTGGCAAGCAGGCAGCCCGGGATGCCCGGGAGTTCTTCACCGTCGAACGGATGGTGACCGAGAATCTGGCGGTCTATGACAGGCTCTGTGGAAAATCGCCCGTCGCATCGGAGACCCGGACCGTCAATGCGTAA
- a CDS encoding DegT/DnrJ/EryC1/StrS family aminotransferase: MNNATVAAQRSVPFFRPSVGEAEKTAVLKVLEGGWLTTGKKTKEFEERFAASVGAKYAVALNSCTAALHLALEAIGLAPGDQVLVPNMTFAATAEVVRYFGAKPVLVDCEAETLCLDPQQAYSAARRAQASGPLKAILPMHYGGQMADMDAMHALGAEFGIPVIEDAAHTLPAYRRDAAGEWRPVGHGSSAACFSFYANKCITTGEGGMATTNDEALADRMRMMSLHGLSRSAWNRFESKGSWYYEIVAPGFKYNLTDVAGALGVAQLGRSEEFWQARRRIASLYREQLSEVAEIEVPAEREDCQSSWHLFSTRLHLDRLTIDRARFIEEMKEHGITCSVHWMPLHLHPYYRETYGFAPEEYPVANALWPRLVSLPIFPSMTDEEVEIVVSAVRTICAENRA; this comes from the coding sequence ATGAACAATGCTACAGTCGCTGCACAGCGCAGCGTTCCTTTCTTTCGGCCCTCTGTAGGAGAGGCGGAAAAGACCGCCGTCCTCAAGGTCCTCGAAGGAGGCTGGCTCACCACCGGCAAGAAGACCAAAGAGTTTGAAGAACGTTTCGCGGCCAGCGTCGGCGCCAAGTACGCGGTTGCCTTAAATTCCTGCACCGCTGCGCTGCACTTAGCCCTCGAGGCGATCGGACTCGCCCCTGGCGATCAGGTGCTGGTGCCGAATATGACGTTCGCCGCAACCGCAGAAGTGGTTCGCTACTTTGGAGCCAAGCCGGTGCTGGTGGATTGCGAAGCCGAGACGCTCTGCCTCGATCCGCAGCAGGCCTACAGCGCCGCGCGGCGGGCCCAAGCCAGCGGCCCGCTGAAGGCAATTCTTCCGATGCATTATGGCGGGCAGATGGCCGATATGGACGCTATGCATGCCTTGGGTGCGGAGTTCGGAATCCCGGTGATCGAGGATGCGGCTCACACCTTGCCGGCCTATCGCCGGGATGCGGCAGGGGAATGGCGTCCGGTCGGACATGGCTCGAGCGCCGCCTGTTTCTCTTTCTATGCAAACAAATGCATCACCACCGGCGAGGGGGGCATGGCGACCACCAATGACGAGGCCCTGGCCGACCGCATGCGCATGATGAGTTTGCATGGCCTGTCGCGCTCGGCCTGGAATCGGTTCGAGAGCAAGGGGAGCTGGTATTACGAAATTGTCGCCCCCGGCTTCAAGTACAACCTCACCGATGTCGCCGGAGCGCTGGGCGTTGCGCAGTTGGGACGCAGTGAAGAATTCTGGCAGGCTCGCCGCCGCATTGCCTCGCTCTATCGGGAGCAGCTCAGTGAGGTGGCTGAAATCGAAGTCCCCGCCGAACGGGAAGACTGTCAAAGTTCGTGGCATCTCTTTTCAACGCGGCTGCATCTCGATCGCTTGACGATCGACCGGGCCCGCTTCATCGAGGAGATGAAGGAGCATGGCATCACTTGCTCGGTGCACTGGATGCCCTTGCATCTCCATCCCTACTATCGCGAGACCTACGGCTTTGCACCGGAAGAGTATCCGGTGGCAAACGCGCTGTGGCCGCGCCTGGTTTCTCTTCCCATCTTTCCTTCGATGACCGACGAAGAAGTGGAAATTGTAGTGAGCGCCGTACGCACGATCTGCGCGGAGAACCGCGCTTAA
- a CDS encoding M23 family metallopeptidase encodes MTESSISLSASEDRCSVGKAVQKVDNTERQVFFRFLLSRPNGLRGLSVEWLAPGAQVMEFLNYEQLPAAPLLCFVTQMPLAGFEQATKPGEWTVRVVAGGKVLHETKFVLRGDPGAARGLVVRRVTKLDLSAAETSIVLDGAGMSGDSVVHLATYSGANAWQFIASMNPASVESGRLTVKYAGTLTPGEYWLVVKNPDGAQSAPARLVVASSVGYSLPIAAGEQWMITQANYGGTSHWGRSLHAWDIAPLSLRSGGCVTAMRAGIVHAFDRGEYQNSRGHSFGNFITIQHEDGEFSHYAHLSTGSFVVKTGQRVEAGQALARVGNSGHTVGQGGGYHVHAHVTRSFPASAQSIPFTFATMPDAARGKVVSNSVPLLGSCGVLFDGATEVSRMNPVPALTTKKLEPPGTKWSAKVGLTEWWSQTLTVPKGAKALDVLVAWTRKETEKVDVYLTSPSGGQYGGPYQNPERLRVEQPESGHWRISVQGVKGTGDPIEFEVRGNIAR; translated from the coding sequence GTGACCGAATCCTCGATCTCACTGAGTGCCAGTGAGGATCGATGTTCTGTCGGGAAGGCGGTGCAGAAGGTGGACAACACGGAGCGGCAGGTCTTTTTCCGCTTCTTGCTGAGCCGGCCGAATGGCTTGCGTGGATTGAGCGTGGAGTGGCTCGCCCCAGGAGCGCAGGTGATGGAGTTTCTCAATTATGAGCAGTTGCCTGCTGCTCCTCTACTTTGTTTTGTCACCCAGATGCCACTGGCAGGCTTTGAGCAGGCAACTAAACCAGGAGAGTGGACCGTGCGGGTGGTTGCAGGAGGGAAGGTTCTGCATGAGACGAAGTTTGTGCTCAGAGGAGATCCCGGCGCTGCGAGAGGGTTGGTGGTGCGGCGCGTGACAAAGCTGGATCTCAGTGCGGCAGAAACCAGTATCGTGCTCGATGGCGCGGGCATGAGTGGTGATAGCGTGGTCCATCTGGCAACCTACAGTGGCGCCAATGCGTGGCAGTTTATTGCTTCCATGAATCCGGCTTCCGTTGAGTCCGGCCGTCTCACGGTGAAGTATGCCGGGACTCTGACACCGGGTGAATATTGGCTGGTGGTGAAGAATCCGGATGGCGCGCAGAGTGCCCCCGCGCGTCTGGTAGTTGCCAGCTCCGTCGGCTATTCTCTTCCGATCGCCGCAGGTGAGCAATGGATGATCACCCAGGCAAACTACGGTGGGACTTCTCATTGGGGGCGGAGCCTCCATGCTTGGGATATTGCGCCCTTAAGTCTGCGCAGTGGCGGTTGCGTCACTGCGATGCGGGCAGGGATTGTGCATGCTTTTGACCGGGGAGAATATCAGAACTCACGTGGACACAGCTTTGGAAACTTCATCACGATTCAGCATGAGGATGGCGAGTTTAGCCACTATGCGCATCTGAGTACCGGAAGCTTTGTCGTCAAGACCGGGCAACGTGTCGAGGCGGGACAGGCACTGGCTCGAGTGGGCAATAGTGGACATACGGTGGGGCAGGGAGGCGGATACCACGTGCATGCCCATGTGACGAGGAGTTTTCCCGCTTCCGCACAGAGCATTCCTTTCACCTTTGCGACCATGCCCGATGCCGCACGAGGCAAGGTGGTGAGTAACTCTGTTCCCCTGCTAGGAAGCTGCGGAGTGCTTTTCGATGGAGCGACAGAGGTGTCACGAATGAATCCCGTTCCGGCACTGACTACGAAGAAACTGGAACCGCCAGGAACCAAGTGGAGTGCGAAAGTCGGGTTGACCGAATGGTGGAGCCAGACTCTCACCGTGCCCAAAGGTGCCAAGGCGCTTGACGTACTGGTGGCATGGACTCGGAAGGAGACGGAGAAGGTGGATGTCTATCTCACCAGCCCGTCGGGTGGGCAGTATGGAGGACCGTATCAGAATCCGGAGCGTCTGCGCGTGGAGCAGCCGGAAAGTGGCCATTGGCGGATCAGCGTGCAAGGCGTGAAAGGAACCGGAGACCCGATTGAGTTTGAGGTGCGTGGAAATATTGCCAGATAG